The genomic window ACACATCAGGCTCTCCCACACTTCAACACACAATGTCAAAGACAAACTCTGGACTAAAAGACTTACATAAGGGAGCACTTTCTTGCTACTCGTCCTCGACAAGGACATTTGTAGTGGCAACGACCAACATTTAGCCAGAACAACGTGCTGTTAAACAATTAAGTTAGAAAATCAtacatacagtatgtacatgcaTACTTTGCAACGAAAGTAAATTTCACAACGGTTGTCAAACAGAGCACCTTCGAATTTTTTCACTTATTGTTGTGTTTGATGATACAGGACCGAGAAGTGTTATCAATCATGGATACAATTGTCACAGACTAACGTAGCTAGTAGTTGTACCAAagttgcacatacatgtagataatacCCACCTAGCTAAGGGTTCCAAATGAAAACTCAAAAACATAATTTCTAAACGTTTTGGACGTTTGTATACATCCCGAAGTCTCCCATAAAATTGCAGTAGCCCCTTTTCTCTATCATGACATATCCTCATTGTACCACAATCCTCCGCTCGTTTGTCGGCACTAATCTTCATTCAGCCTATATGTTCTACATGCTGAAATCCCGCCAGGAGGTGTCAAACATGTTATGCTGACAAGACGCGGTGAATGTATGGTAAAATCGCCTAGACTGTGGCACCAAGACTCAAACGGTGGTACAGAACACACTCTACTCGTACCCTGTCACATGGCAAGCTACTGTCAGTATCAAACAAGAGTAAAAGTTTGCTGAATGTTGTGACAAGCTTACCGTTTTGTGGTCTCTCCGTGTTAACAATGCACCCCCCGCCAAACTAACAAAACAAAGCCCGTGCTTCGGGTGACCTGCTTGACAACCCTTCTTAAACGCTTGTTTACTTTGGATAACGTCAAATAGCGAAGAAGAAATCCGTCCGTCCCACTTCAGGTGTTAGAGTGAGACTGAAAACAATGGACTGCCATGCGCTCGGACGACAAGGACAATGTAACAGCCCAGATCTGTGTCCCCAACAAAATAGATCAATTCATCGGAGTACTGCCCGGCAGCTACTTTTATTACACTTAGTAAGAGTAATGTTCGTCTGTCGTTCGTCTCCATGGTAGTGGTGATCACGTGACGGGTTTGGTTCAGCAAGTACGTCATGTTGGTAAGGCAGTAGGTCGGTCTGTTAATGTGTAAATCAGTGTGCGATTTACCCGTTGGTACGTGACACCATGCATACATAATTTACAAGTCTGAAGGAGTGTTGTTTCAAAAATTAGCACAACTACTTGAAACATTACAGATCTTCAGAAAACCACATTGCCCACAGTTTAAGTGTTCTCCAGTGGGTATGGCATGTTTAAAATGAAGTTTGCAAAGTCCAACGAGAGGAATTCGCGTTCATGTTGACGCAAAACACGAAAGTTTTGACAAACTGTTAGTGATGAAAACGCCATCAGTGTCCCGTGTTTGCCGTCCTATCCAAACATGGCTATACAGACTTTATAACTTATTCAACCGACTCGCTAGCCTCATTTTCAAAACCACTTTAATGTATAAAACGTCACTTAGAAGtcaagaaaaatacaacttGCTggcaaatagaaaaaaattgaaccaTAGACGATCACATGACATTGGCCACACGTatcgtgcgtagtccagtggttagcggtcaagcctctggaactagaagccgtgagttcgattccggctgtgtcgctcaccagACATGCACCCAGAGAGGGTCGCTATGCTTAGGACAGGACATTAAGCCgtgatccactgttcattgtacttgtcgaaaagagctaggaaaatttccctggtacagtTGTAACGAATAGGGTTTGAGGGTGTTTGGTATCTTAGCTTCTATCTTAGCGATATATGAACTCAGAGCCAAACCAGTCCGATTGCTATATCTGTGAGTCGTGCATTTATTGATCCATACAATACTCAATACTAACATATACAGGTCTAGGATAACAGGTtgagcatacaatgtacatagataGATGCTAGTAGGTATAACGGGTCTAGGGTTACAACACAGGGTCTATATGGACTAAACGGTTACGGATACAATCTATCACGCAAGAGCTAACAAAGAGGTGAACATACCTTGGTCCTAGGACCGCAACTCCGACTAACTTCTTAGACAAATACATCTTCCATGCTCAACTTTGGTAACAATGGGTAACTATCTGATTGAGTGCTCTCACCACCCAATCCCGGCTTACCTATGTAAGCTCCTCCTCCATAAGGTCTAGCTACTAATTACACTAATTATGCCTATAACAACCCACTGAACATCACGTACGTTACACAGTGAACctgtaatactgtacatagtgtctgtcttttctgtcacggCCAGTGGatgaatagctcttcagtgagctaaactggatcgagatcactttcctttccttacttcAGGGCCTCACGCATGAGCAGGCTGTGATGTTTATCTATTACCATTACCACTCCTATGTCAGAGGTTAAATGTTCGGATTGATATTTCAGTAGTTTGCCAATAGGATAAGCGGTTAGACTGGTTAGGCGTCATTTCAGGCAGACATGGCCGCGGGACGGATCAGCACTGCAAGGTCTCTAACATCGCCGTCCATTTTGTCACCCAGGTGGAAATATATCTACAGTACAAATCTTATAGATCTTTGACGATCTCCGGTCGCTGTGATTGTGAACGTGATTTGCCAAGTTACGCAGGAAGTTGATacatttgccaagaaggttagtGTTAAGTAGCATGGTCTTGCTTGTGGTTTTCTGGTTGAACAATATGattcaagaagctatggatgtaTTTTTGTGATACTGTATTTTGTATGCGGTTAGGTCTTGACCTACAAAAGAAATCGGTACATTTTGGATCTCCTGTGGACTTTCTTAGGTACTGCAGCTACCTAGGGACGTGCCTCGTTTTCAACCAGCCGCTCAAATTGTCTCAGGAAAATTTCAATCCAACACAAACTTGGTAAATCATGAATACTAAAAATTACTCATTTTGAACCCTTCAATAACCGAACCAGTAGTCTGCGTCTTCAGAATAGGTTCTTATTGGCATGTCACCTATTCGACCGGTTTAACAAGGCTCTGGCTGACCCAGTACACAATCACTTCTCATGCGCGGTCTCGCCTGGTCCCTTACTTCTGTCCTGTCGACAAGTGTCAGGATCTTCATACTTCCTTCTCAACTCTCTCCCTGTACAGCCATAGATACAAGTACTAGTTAGCCACTGACTTACAGATAGCTTCCTGTATCTCCAGGCTACAGCAGATCGGAATGTACCTGCGTACAGCCTCTCACAGGAGCACAGCAAggagaaaaacaagatggcaGGTGGCAGCTGCCATTTTTCTTGTGTTGTGGGGAACACTCGCTGTGATCGTGTCACTACAGAAGCTGTTCGATGAAGAAGACGTCACTAGAACGGCATACGCGGAGACAGGTGGGTAGATTTTGATCCTAAGTCTGCACTTTACAATACCGAGCTCTGTGGCCAATGCTCTACTACACGGGGCACGTATATTGATAAGGCACTCAGAATGAGTTGTCTGTTTGAAATCGAGTTTTCGTAAGACACGTGTATTTCCTCCTGAGCCTTTTATCATTTTGAACCCTCCCCATTTATCCCAAACTAGAAGCCCATTCTATCCAGGACCCAAAGCATAAGAGCCCACAAAAAAGTTGTAATATGAGAATTGCTTCAAATGACTGAttttgtcatttcaaaatacCAGATGCCCCCAACAGCCCCCGAGGGAACTGTTCTCCGCCAGCCATCAACCGCTTCCCTACCGACGTCTTCACCCAGGAGCAGCGGCGTCACGGTGCCGTCATTCTACACGTCATCGCCACGTTATACATGTTCCTGGTGAGTTCAATGTTGTATCATTCTGTTTTCCCATATGTTATCTCTGGACAGCGATACTACTTGTGTCAAATCTGTTatatattttatctgacccttatctcttcccccatgacctcaatgaaaagcggtcaGCAGGCCAATTTGAATTCTTAATTAGTTAATTAATAAACAAACTTTGGGCTCAAATTTGCATCCTCGATTTTATGTTTACTGGGAATGTTTGACGATATTCGTATTTCTAATTTCCCTTTTTCAGGCGCTAGCTATCATTTGTGACGACTACTTCGTACCTTCGTTGGAGAAGATCAGTGAAGGTGCGTTCGTCTTTCAAAGTACCAAATAAAGTTTTGTATTTCCTGATTTCATGTTTATGCAACGTGCAACACTTCATGGATTTTCTCAGCACAACCGTAGTTGCACTACGTCTCCGATGTGTTatgtatagatacatgtatatgcgatATCATCCGTCTGTTGTCTTCAAGATTTTATTCTGAGTCttgaattatgtaaatttttGCCTCTCAGGGCTTCATCTCCAGCCGGATGTGGCCGGTGCCACGTTCATGGCGGCCGGAAGTTCGGCTCCCGAGCTCTTCACGTCCATCTTCGGCGTCTTCATCAGCCGAGACGACATCGGAGTGGGAACCATCGTCGGGTCGGCCGTCTTCAATCTGCTCTTCATCGTGGGTCTGTGCGGGCTGGTGGTGAAAACGGTAAGGCCTAGACATGATGAGTCTTGACGCTAGCGCGCTAGGAATTTTACTCGCCGATAAAGTTGCCAGCTTTGCCTACAATTTATTATACATGGATTTTTAACCTCATACATCTATACTCCCAGTAGCAGCATCTTAAATCATGACAGATGGTACTTCACTGCCTTGATATTTCTCCAAACAGGCCATCACCTTAACACTGTGGCCCCTGCTGCGGGACTGCAGTTTTTACCTCATCAGTGTGGCGGCGCTCGCCATCTCTTTGTACGACGGAAAGGTCCACTGGTGGGTGCAGTATTCTTTGAATCCTTCATACCAATGAGGTCttcataaaacctccttgattatgcaTTTGCGGCGTAGCGGTGTCCAGCAATATAAGATCTACTTGTTGATGAACTTGACCATTTGTGAAACCCATCAGAAAGAATCCCATACGCCGGTACACATAGAGCGTAATCTACAATTAGCGCTGCCACTATGGCGACCACCGTCGTAGGTGACGTTTCCACATTTGTATTAGCATTACCATTCTAAACCCCTTGCTATAATCTTTGGAACGGCAATATTGGGCGTCGGAGACTACCTGACTTCAAAATGACGGGAGGTTTTTGAGCCCCCAAAAAGtttacaataaaaaaatgcatgttcATAAAAACATATGAAACGGGTTATTCTAATGTTGTGTCCATTTGCAGGTACGAAGCCGTCATACTAGTGGCCCTGTACTGTCTGTACGTAGTACTGATGTATTTCAACCCCCAGCTGAGCGAAGGGTTCACCCGCTGCTTCCCAAGTCCTGCTGGATCGGAGAACAAGGAGCACAACGAGGAAACTGTCCtcataacatcaggtacagataATTTGGTAGAAACCTAATGGTGCTGTAAGTGGGGTTTACATCAGCACAGAAGAGGCCCTTTGTGCCGTGGTCATTTTGCATGCTGCTCTAGGTACGCGGAGCGAACTCCAGAATAATCTTCAAACAGATGTTGGGGGAGGTAAACACGTTTTCCTAGCTGTTCTTTTTTGTGTCAAACTGTCCCCTCCAAGGATGACGAAGACACTGGAGAGGCAGTTTGACACAGAAACgggcagctaggaaaacgtaacgatttaACGTCCCCCAACATCTGTTTTCGAGATTAGTCTGGGTATGAATTTAAACTATTTCCCTCCACGTACCAGGAGCAGTACGCAAACTAATCTGCCGATCAAACTGAtctcccccaacatctgcttggagatcacactAGAAGGGTTAAATCAGAGAATCTTATTCTTCTTTCACAGTTGCAGAAAAAGGCACTGAAGGAAAGACATTGGAGACGCCTTCTGATGACGCTGTCACGACCCAGTCGAAAGAAACTGTCAGTGATGAGCCGGAGTCTCCGTTCTCAGTACCGTCCGGGCTCTGGAGGAGAGTATTATGGGTTGTCGGGCTGCCTCTAACCGTGCTCCTAGCGGGGACCGTGCCTGACTGCCGCCGGGACAGGTGGAAAGGATGGTATCCTGTCAGCTTCATCATGTCAGTCGCCTGGATAGGAGTCTTCACATACATCCTGGTCTGGATGGTCACCGTCATCGGTAGGTTGACTTGCTACAGGTATGATTTTAGATTAGCCATAACCATAACAATGTTAATTTATGTCATACAGAGGAGTCGTTGGGAACATTGATCATAAGAAATAGCATAAAGAACTATTACATAATAGTTGACGTGCCAACCTGTCTGATTCCACCTGCAGGTTTCACTGTCGGCGTCCCGGACACAGTGATGGGCCTGACGTTAATCGCCATAGGAACGAGCGTGCCTGACGCCATGTCTAGTGTCCTGGTGTCAAAGGAAGGTACGGCAACCTCGGTTTTTCTTTGGATGAGAACAACGCACAGTTCATGAGCTAAGAGTGTATGGGTTGCTAATTTGTACCAGCCATTTGTAAAACGCTGATGATTTTGAGACTTATGATTGCAAAATGTAACCAACTTTAGCCGCGGTCGCATTTGCCgtgcgatcgtcgtacgatgGAAAACTGATGACATCCTTGGGATAGTCGTGAATGCGTCGTACAACATTCAGCTGTCTATCTTGTTACGAAAAACACTTTAAGAGACCCTTGTTGGCGGTTGTTTCTGTCACAGTCTAGTTTGTTTACAATACAACCGCATTCCGTAtcagcgctgtcattttcccaacaccACGAATGATGCTTTACAATACTAAGACATCAAAatcgacgacctacgacgaatgcaACCATGCCGTAAATAACAGTTCCTATAAAAAAGGTCCTTTCTCCTTGAACCCGACAGTAGGAAAGGGAGACATGTTTCAACATGTTACATCTGACATATTTTGCAGGAGAGGGAGACATGGCTGTGTCGAACGCAGTCGGCAGTAACGTGTTTGACATCCTAGTCGGCCTTGGCGTGCCGTGGTTCTTCAAGACGGTTGTTATCGAAACAAACAGGTAAAGTGTACAAAGTAAAGTGCGGTTTTCTGCCTTTACAATATGACATCAAGTGAAGTGTAACTACGGACTGGCGTAGATGACAGTAAACAAGCACTCGTCTCTTGGGTCCTGATAGGCTGATATCAAACGTTGAAATGTCTTGAACATTCATGTACACGGGGGAAGTCGCAACGGTCAGTTAGGCTAAACCTATCCGATCATTTGCCACAATTCAATACCTATTCCTGTGCCATACAAACGTAGAATAGTATGTAAACCCCTTCACTTCAGCTAGCGTCCTTCGCAAACTTCTCGAGCGCCGTGTACCTTTCCCGGCATAGAGAACCTTAccacatgttgaaaatcgcgaaaaATAAACGCCACCGCTCCAGAAGTCTGCGAAGTAGGCTACAAGTTGAGCTTTGTAAAGTAAATCTCCATGTCTCTCCCCGACAGCGTGGTGTCCATCCAAAGCGGCGGTCTGGTGTACTCAGCTGTCACGCTGCTGTCCACCGTGCTGGTCCTGCTGTTCACCATGTGGCTGAACCGCTGGCGGCTGGACAGGAAGCTGGGCGTGATCTGCGGCTGTCTATACGCTCTCTTCATCACCCTGGCCACGCTGTACGAACTCAACGTCTTCGGAATTTCAACCTGCCTTGTCTAGTCAGGGCGTGAACGGCTATCACCGAAAACTACTGTTATCCCGCCGTGCCAAGTCAAACTTTTATCCGATAAGGGTCATCGGTCATAATCTTCAACCAGAGTTACCTATGGTGATGACAGTGtcaagggcaaaagcagtatccTGGTGGccactgcttttgccctttggaaacTGCCATTATATACGAACTGTCAACTCTGCTTCTGCTGACGAGACAAACCTCCAACTATCGTAAGAATCTCGTGCTgaattgaaaagaaacaaaaacgaaGTACCAGTCACGAGTGAACCGGGTATAATTGGACGGCAAAGTCAAAATAGGAGTATCGTCCAATATCCAGATAATTGTGATCAATACCTCATGTCAGCCTCAAAATTGGACCATTTCTCAATTCTACAGAGAAGGCTGTAACTATTCTACGGATTCAAATTTTTCGGGTATTAAGTTATATTTGAAATGTCCAGATATTAGCATTTAATGTCTGCGTCTGTCAGTTCTCAAGAGGGCTTGATTTACTTAGGAAGCATTCTGATATGAAGTTCTGATATCAGTAACTAAAATGTGAAACGTGCAATTCAACTTAATGTCGAAAGGAGCGCGTATTGTGTTCAACGTTGTGGTGTAAGTTCTAACATTCCGTTAGCTGTCCCTATGGTGTCAGTGATAACCTTTGACTCATGTCATTTCCATGTTTGTATCTTATATCATTTCATGTATTTAGAGAATAAAGTTACTTCGGAGAAAAAAATCTAGTCTATTTCTTCACATTCCATATCTTATTTCATATCTTAGAGGTCTGTCCATGTAAAAGCCGTTATCAGAAAGCTATGACTCGATTCTTAAGATGCCAAACGCACAGGAGCAGATATATGGACGTTATTGTCCTGTTGTGACCGGGTCACGTGACGGGCGTGGCTTCATCACATTTGTCAGTCATCAGTATTCATTAAGCCGGCACAATCATATCAGTGTCCTATTATGTCATGGGCCTTTCTATAGCGAACGGCCTCATTCATTATTCATGGTGATCCTGTGTCATCTGCCTCCCTTAACGACACCGATCGTCTCATGTGACAAGGAGATAGATAATTCCATACCCATACAGTTTGGCACTCCTTGGGTAATGCATGGTACTTTGAACGTATCAGTGTCAACGTCCAGAACTTCGCTGTGCCGTCATTGCATAGACacttcctcatcatcatcatcggtcaaCTGTAACAGGCGACAGCGAGTATTACTGACTAGAAATTGTGGTATGTCTTAGATGCAGAGGTAAGACCTCATTGTGTTGGGGTACCGGTGTTTTAATATTTCATAGGAACTCGGTATTACATGTAATAACTAACTCCTTGGACTGACTCTACACTAGAGATATCATGTCAGCGATAGAAGAGATGTAATGCAGTCTTTCTCAATATTTTCTACTGATAAAAACAGTAATGAGTATTCCGtattcattacaaaaaaaaggggtaaagcaggcatcctcaattgaggtgaagcatgatgctttttcaaatagctagtagtagtgcaatgcggcttcgccacggctcgcgttttttggccaagcacaccgggtcacccctactcttctcgataagtgtgatgggttcttttacgtgcagaggctaCAGCTGTGAAATAGTCGATAATATATCAATGTGCCCAGGGGATATAGAAGGGGGTGTCGGGGCTGCATGGGGGACCCTAAATTAAGGAGGGCCGGAAACGCTTAACGGTTGATTGAGGACCATCGTCCTTTATTTTGGACGTCCTTTATCTCAATAGGTAATACTTGGCTGCAAATATAGTTTGTTGACCTGTTCTGGTTAGAAAACTGCCAGGCATTCTGCCAATATGGCCCTTATGTAAGAGCAAGGTTAAATTTGTTACTTGAAACCAATTTGGTAAGAGACTATCCACTGATACTTCAGGTTTGGTGGGTCGCGTTGGAAAGGAGTTGACTCTGTCGGACTCTCAGAACGCAAGGTCTCTACAATTGTCGTCCGTTTTCTCAGTCAGGTGAGAGGTTTACACACTATAACTTTTAGGTTCTTATATCTATGACAGCTGTCGTGTGTTCATGTGTGAACATGATCTACTAAATTAAAGCTACTTTTCCATGAGGAAGTTGTGTACTTGAGTATGAAATATGTTAAAAGTCAGCTATATTACCAGATGCTGTTACAGCTTTATTTTCCGTGCTAGGCAGTATGTGGTGTATTGATAACAGGTAAACATGTATGACAAGTTTAGAACATTCATTTTGGACACGTATAGCTAGGTTTGTATGGGCGTTTTGCGTATATTGCAGGTATTTGTACTTATCGTCATACACATACGGTTACTGGTATCAAGATGTGAGATTTTCTTCAGGATGAGTAGAGTTGATTTTGACAAATGAGAGATTTTATCCATAACGTAACAAAGTAGTATATctaatacattgatgaaggttagacatccaggtagtaagatacgcctaaaatagtcactcaagcaactggataaaatttttaaacagtcaaacagtcactgacgaaagacagcggatgctgtctgaaacgtatgactgtttcaaaattctatccagttgcttgttgcttgagtaaactatttttggcgtagtaTATCTAATACTGCGAAAAAATCATTACATAAATTGGAGATAGACCTTCCCACGGCCTTTGACCCCTGTGCCTCCAGCAAATAGATAATTGAATGATTTGGGATGCCCCTGCAATCATCCAATTTTCGCGAGTGATTAACCAAAGGTGCTTgaccttactctccaagcagaggttggtagagagaagattgtgacagtttttatcatatgccccgttttctgtcagaGATTGCggacaaaaacggggcatatgataaaagctgtcacaatcttctctccaccaacctctgagTTGTTGACCTATTTTCGCGGTACCTCAAGAGAACTTGTAATCTGTGATTGGAGAAAGACATCAGGAAGAGGTTCGTAATTGAATTGTCACGTGGGGCTACGAACGTTAGCCACATTAGCTGTTTAGACTTGTAGGTATGGGTTAAGTAGTCAACGGTTGTTCAATGTCGACACAGGTAATGTACCACACAGGTAATGCACCACGGCCCA from Branchiostoma lanceolatum isolate klBraLanc5 chromosome 4, klBraLanc5.hap2, whole genome shotgun sequence includes these protein-coding regions:
- the LOC136433608 gene encoding sodium/potassium/calcium exchanger 5-like produces the protein MGMDTTSRLYVCRPSLLTDPELWAYVQGRLPIKNRLQQIGMYLRTASHRSTARRKTRWQVAAAIFLVLWGTLAVIVSLQKLFDEEDVTRTAYAETDAPNSPRGNCSPPAINRFPTDVFTQEQRRHGAVILHVIATLYMFLALAIICDDYFVPSLEKISEGLHLQPDVAGATFMAAGSSAPELFTSIFGVFISRDDIGVGTIVGSAVFNLLFIVGLCGLVVKTAITLTLWPLLRDCSFYLISVAALAISLYDGKVHWYEAVILVALYCLYVVLMYFNPQLSEGFTRCFPSPAGSENKEHNEETVLITSVAEKGTEGKTLETPSDDAVTTQSKETVSDEPESPFSVPSGLWRRVLWVVGLPLTVLLAGTVPDCRRDRWKGWYPVSFIMSVAWIGVFTYILVWMVTVIGFTVGVPDTVMGLTLIAIGTSVPDAMSSVLVSKEGEGDMAVSNAVGSNVFDILVGLGVPWFFKTVVIETNSVVSIQSGGLVYSAVTLLSTVLVLLFTMWLNRWRLDRKLGVICGCLYALFITLATLYELNVFGISTCLV